From a single Nicotiana tomentosiformis chromosome 2, ASM39032v3, whole genome shotgun sequence genomic region:
- the LOC138905498 gene encoding uncharacterized protein: protein MWRDSFGDFKVPQSLRDAWRAEFEQLRQGVMTVLEYEVRFSELARHAPVLVATIRERVRRFIEGLHPSIHTSMARELKMDFTYQQAVSIARRVEGMFSRDREEREAKRSRETGHYIGARAPAACYGRGFVSRPVHSNLAAASGVPAPPRP, encoded by the exons ATGTggcgggacagctttggagacttcaag GTTCcccagagcctcagggatgcttggcgcgcagagtttgagcagctgcgtcagggtgttatgactgtgttagagtatgaagtccgtttcagtgagttagctcgccatgcaccggttCTGGTTGCTAcaatcagagagagggttcgtcgcttcatagagggactccaccctagtattcataccagtatggccagggagttgaaGATGGActtcacttatcagcaggcagtgagcattgccaggagagtggagggcatgttctcccgggacagagaggagagagaggccaagaggtctcgagagactggtcattatatAGGAGCTCGTGCGCCAGCAGcatgctatggtaggggttttgtgagtcgccctgttcattcaaaTCTtgcagcagccagcggtgttccagctcctcctagaccttag